In Suncus etruscus isolate mSunEtr1 chromosome 9, mSunEtr1.pri.cur, whole genome shotgun sequence, the genomic window AATTATGAAGGGACAATTTCTTGGCCCTCGAATTATTAATTCCACTGTGAATTGtgataatacaaaaagaaagtaaaatcttTCAGAAAGATATTTAACAAGAACCTCTTTGATTCTAGTCAATTAAAGAAGCAACCCAGGATGGAACCTTGGAATTCTAGTGACTTCATCTTGATGGGAATTCTGAATGATAGCAGATTTCCTGAACTGCTCTGTGCCACTTTCACTGCCCTATATATGTTGGCCCTGACCAGCAACAGCCTGCTACTCCTGGTCATCACAATGGATACCCGGCTCCATGTGCCCATGTACCTTCTACTTGGGCAGCTCTCACTCATGGATCTCCTGTTCACATCTGTGGTAACTCCCAAGGCACTTGTGGATTTTCTGCGAGGTGAAAACACCATTTCTTTTGCGGGCTGTGCCTTTCAGATGTTTCTGGCTTTGACTGTGGGAAGTGCAGAGGACCTCCTCCTGGCCTTCATGGCCTATGATAGGTATGTGGCCATTTGCCATCCTCTGAACTACATGGTCCTCATGAGGCCAAAGATCTGCCTTAGCTTGGTGGCCACATCATGGGTTCTAGCATGCCTAAATGCCTTGGGACATACCTTATATACCATGCATTTTCCTTTCTGCAAGTCCAAAAATATAAGCCACCTACTCTGTGAGATCCCACCTCTGCTGAAATTGGCCTGTGCAGATACATCCAGATATGAACTCCTGCTGTATGTTACTGGTGTGGTGTTTCTCTTACTTCCTCTTTCTGTTATTGTGGCTTCCTACACAGTCATCTTGTTTACTGTGCTTCAAATGCCTTCtaatgagggaagaaaaaaagtctTTATCACATGCTCTTCTCATCTGATAGTGGTTGGGATGTTCTATGGAGCTGCCACATTCATGTATGTGCTGCCCAGCTCTCTACATAGCCCTAAGCAGGACAACATCATCTCTGTTTTCTACACAATTGTCACCCCGTCTCTGAACCCACTCATTTATAGCTTGAGGAATAAAGAAGTCATGGGGGCCTTGAGAAGGGTTCTGGTGAAATATATTCTTCAACATAGATAAGCATAGATGTTATTCAACTATAAAGTTACATGCTTGGtgtctttttcaattttaatgtGAGATATAACAGTACTTTTAGGCTGATTAGTAGTAACTTCAACTTTAGAGGACTACTCTTCTTTGATTGCATTCTTAGGCAATCAAGGAAATAAGTATCTTTGCAAGTTATATTAAGATTTCTTGTTTCAACATGGATTTCCTCTAAATActagaaattgatcttccatattAGACAGAAATACCACTcataagaatataccctaggggctccaaaaaattagaaaagccctctgcactcccaagttcattgcagtactattcatagTAGCCAGAATTTTTTTAACAACCAAGGTGACCTAAaatttatggtacatatacagaaggAAATACTACAcatctattaggaaaaataaagttctgaattttgcttatacatgtatggtaatggaaagtattatgctgagtgaaatgaaatagacaaaaaaatcacacttagaatatataaaaatgataatacaattttaatatttagagtCAATCAAGATGAGgactaggaggaccagtccatgttagAAACCTTGTCACAAATTGCAGAAGAGtccagttagggcagagaaggaagcaCTGTGATAATGATAGTTTGAATTGGTCACTTGGACCAAAACTGTATGctggaaggagataaagtgatagcatGATACACTTTCAATAACAACATTAAaagtcacagtgtctaaaagaataaaatggaagatagaaagagaataaaatgtatataatcaagATTCAAGCAACAATCAAAATTGACTATGCAAAGATAATACTTGTTCTGAGATAGATGGAGGAGATTGAATGTAATATTATTATATCACCTCTCagtaaaattaaagattaaatataaaaatgaaaaaaagattctGACAGTCATTTTATACATGACAATTAGAATATGCTAATATGATACATTTGTGcgtatattacttttattttaaagtacatgACCATACATATATTCAGAAGTGGTTTTGGAGCAtcaaaaataacagcaaataataaGTATATCTCCCTTTTTCTGCAGGGAATTAATccgattatttatttatttacattaaagTCTTATTGTATCCTCATAGTAagtatattcaaatatttgtgtccatttttattttattttatgaaatgtgGAAGTTTATAACAGAAACTGGAATCTTAAATCTGGCAAGAAATTAAAATACCTTGACTCACATAGTTGAAATTACATTGAGAATAGTGCTTAGTGAAAACTTAGAAGTTCTTAGACTTTTTTCTTGAAGAGCAGAATCAATCTTACATTGCTCAATTGACATAGCTAAAGTACAATATTAAAGCTAAAgatcatttataaaattaaaacagttcattataaaatataagaaatatgatACACTTCTAAAATAATCAatgctttattttctattatgaaTATGTACATTGTGTTTATTTGTTATGTAAACATTAGGTTGTATTTTGTCAGTTAAAATTTGGtgaatcttttttcttgttgtaAACATACCTTATAAtggaaaggagaaagacaaatgtctGAGCCTGAATCTCTGACCCCCTTTTACTCTCTGtatatctgtattttatttatttgcagggGACAGGGTGGTGTCACATCCTGAATGTTCCTACAAACTAGTCCAGATTCTGTGCTCATGAGTGACCACTAGTAGTACTTGGGATAACATATATGATGCCATGTATGTGGTGCTGTAGGATGTAAAGCAAGTGGCATCATACCTGTACTTTCTGGATTTACACTCTGTGCATCTTTAGACACTACACTACATTAAACTATGTATTTAGTACACATATCTTAAACATATTGATAACACAGGCTTCCTGATGATTCATGATGGTTTGAAAAGATTGAGCAAGAGAATAAATATTATGTACTTAGATCAGAGCTGATAAATATTTCTAAGGCATGTTgattttcatataaataaagagtaaatacggggccgggaaggtggcactagagataaggtgtctgccttgcaagcactagtgtaggccctgcgtcccatatggtcccccaaagccaggagtgatttctgagggcatagccaggagtaacccctgagcgtcaaatgggtgtggcccaaataacttTGAAAAGTCTTTATTCTTAATTAACTACAAAATAGCCATCATGTGAATGCTATGTAATACATGTAGGCGTTCTGTTTTATTGAGTTTTGGTACCCTTCTCCCAATTTCCttttgtgagttttttattttatctgaggtcaaaatttaagaatttaaacttCTTGTTACCAAGGCCTGAATTGCTTTTCACAAAGTTAGAAATACTACTATATTGTAGAAATGCCTGCCTCCTCTAATATTCTTtatgttatttaattatataacctATCTGTCAATATATTAAAGATGTATATGAAATgatgtttaaatttaatttcttaattttttgttctaactaattttgtggtattttttctttttataaatgagaGGGTCAGAAACAAGTTGACAGTTACCTGTGTggcaatatttattttgtttacaatttagttATATGAGAAGACTTTTTGGATAGGAATGAGTTAAAGTAGGCATATAGTTTTATATTCCcaacttttcttttataattttcaggACATTGTAATCTTCCAAGTCTTATTGTTATATTCCTAGATAACATGTCTTGACTGCACCTTCTATACATTCATAAATTATCTTTCATGATTCcaaaattcctttttaaaaaatataactagtTGAGAAGACTGATAGTTTAATGTTTCTAGCAATATTTTGCTTATTGTTGTCTGAATTCTAATATCCTATATCTTACTGTTAAGTTAATTTCAGAATGAGAGTAAAACTgagtttaataattttttgttttaaatttcatcTTCGTTTTCCtttatgtttgttgttgttttgatcagGGCTGAAAACATTGTGTTTTTGTACTCATATGTATTCTAGTTGTAGTACTCACAGGAACTTGCTGTGGTGCTCATATACATATTTCTGTGGAAGGGGGGGGACACCTAGTTTCACATTTTATACATCTATGTTCACTCACACACACTATGTTATACTCCAGAGATAGCATTTAAGGCATCATTAGGGAGCCTAGACTCTAGGATAAAACAGTCAGGGCCTATCATTTCGTTTAAACAGAATAGAGTACAGGACTAGTGGTGAGGGAAATATGCCAGaagatgcatttttattttgttttctggatcaGCATATTCAAGGGAAGCCATTTCAACTGAGAAGATAAATCCTCTGAAAGAACAAAATAGAGAGGAAGAAGCAGTATCATGGGAATCAGGCTCGGAGGATCCATGGAGGATCCTCTCCCAGGACAGGTCCTAGCTCACGGTGGGCCCCAGGGACAGGAAGATCAGGTATGGAAGAGGTTCCTCTGAACATCTCTCCCAATATCTACTTCCTCTGGTCTTCTATCACCACTCTGTTGTCTCAGACTTTAGAAAGAGATCATGGATATCTAAGCATCTGGTCCCCAAAATTTAGTCTAATAACAGCTTTAGAATTACATATTCTCCCTCTCtgtatctctttgtctctctgtttctcatctttctgtctctctctgtttctctctttagAATTACATATTCTCCCTCTCtgtatctctttgtctctgtttctcgtctttctgtctctctctgtttctctctttgcttctctctctctctctctctctctctctctctctctctctctctctctctctctctctctctctctctctctctctctctctctctctctctctctctccactgccACCTCTATCACAAGGAGCCTGTGACAGAAATAGGGTCTAACTTTTTTCAGGTGTCAGAGAAAAATTTCTAATACTCCAAAATAAGTATTTCCTCTAGAGTGGATCAAGTTCTTACAGATGTAAGAACAAGTAAGTCATCTACTTTATCCTGAGAACTCTCCAAGGACTGTAAAAACTCTATCTACTGCATCTCCAAAGAAGACCTgcagaagaaaaggaatagaaaCGGTCCTTATTACCTTAGTCAGGTTTCTTAGATTTTTATCCCAATTTGGCAAAAACTACACAAATTTGATGCTTATAAAaaatccctccctttctctcccattTCTTGTGGAACATACTGGCTCCTCAGACAATATTCAGGACTATCTGTGATATCAAGCTGCTGATTTTCCACTGGCCTAAGGTAAGAATACTTTCTCTCAAGAATGCAGCCCCTAGGAGGAATATTGAATTGCATAATGGAGTCCAAACAGGTACTTAATTTACTGTTTTTTGATTCTCTAGTGCTTTGCATTATATATTCTAATCccaatctttatttttggtttcataTAATAAAACCATAGTAattcagaagaagaataaaagagcaTTTTTAGTTCCAAGTTTGAGTATCTGTCTCCTGGTGAATGCATCAATACATCTTTATATCTTACAGACTGAAATGGTCTCTCTGATAATGTTAGGACTTATCTTCCAAATGGATCTGAATTATATATGATAAGCCTTCcatatttgttaatatattttaatttatgaatcCTGTGCATATACAAGATGATAAAAGAAACTGACATCACCAGATAAGCTGCACTGTAAGGAAATGACTTAGAGAAAGATGTTTTACTTATTCTTTAAAACTGGATTTTAGGTCAGTCTATGGACCCAAGCAGATCAgtagatgaataaaaataaaggtggAATCTAGTGCTTTAAAAACCATgcttagggggcccggagagatagcacaggggcgtttgccttgcaagcagccgatccaggaccaaaggtagttggttcgaatcccggtgtcccatatggtccctcgtgcctgccaggagctatttctgagcagaccgccaggaataacccctgagcactgccgggtgtggcccaaaaaccaaaaaaaacaaaacaaaacaaaaaaaaacatgctcaGAGATGATTTTCTGTACATTTCCAAAGATGCataaaatttgtttcttcatgTTCTTGCCCTTTTCTTTTCTGACCTTTTTCTGGGACTATATACCACATTTTATAGTAACTTTACAAAATAAGagagataaatttttattttttttaaatctagttatTATATTTAATCTAGAGAACTTGTGTTAATATTTTTGACCTCAGAAAAGAGATTGAGGCTTTGGGCCAAGTGTAAAGGAGTGAAGCTAAAACCATGGtttattacaataaataaatgtcttgtcatttttctaaatcaaaaaacttttattttcctcagtaACTGCTTTATTTTGGCCTTATTTGAGTTCCCTTATACtcgttttcttatatatatagttaaaagtGAAaagtaaactaaattaaaaaaattttgcccCATCATCCCTTGTTCTCATTAATCCTAAGGATTTAACTCTGAAGCAAATACACGACAAATAGACTATGTGATGTTTGTAGTCTTGAAACTCTTCTCTAAGACAATTCAGGATTGTGAATCTGGTTGGGAGGTTGACACATTAGGTTTTTCCAAGGAGTTTTCTCTTCCACTATAGAGAAATGTGAATGTAAATTCTATGTAAACAGTAGTGAATGTGGTATATTTAAAGTCATAGTCCTGTTCTTTACTTTGAATATCATGTTCAAATCTTGTCTATGTAAAAAgatgagttttaaaataatagctgcaggcagcttctgtcctacagccatcagtgggatttcaatgaaacCATTTCAGGGAGAGTGAGTTGCATGGGcagcgaaatatgaaatatgaaataatgaaaccacacaaactAAATTGTATGGGGACATGCGTCTTCAATAGagtgagacaattttactcttcCATGTTGGTAATATGTGTATACCCAGTTTCTGGTATGAAAGGCATTTTCGCGCTGACAAAAGGAGGGTAGTCTTAGAAGAAGGGACACAATGACAGcaggccctagaatatacatatcaaaaactagccaatacaggtgaaaagaatccctgAGCTAAAAGGGAGGAAGTAACATAAAGAGAAGGAGGTTTGCATTTTCGCTGACCACTTTGCTTTTGAAATGCAGATTTATTTGGCCAGAGGGGAAACTGGAcatttggtgctgaaatttcccTGAATCATTGACTGAGACCTGTAATTTTGGCCTGTATTTTTGCAAGGAGAGAATTTGCcagatagtaagaaagaaattgtaatgtcactatcatgtcatgaatttcagaaatattgccagtaatcctcGTAGGGGTAAATTTAATGTCCACCAATGGacctgctggctaaaatatttctttgggggAATATCAATTGACTGCTCCAGGAAAATCAAAATAGATACATCTGGTGTGCTTCCCCTAAAATGGAAGTGTCTATGCTGCATGATGTGGCAATAATTAGTCAAATAATACATGAAAACACAGGCAAAAGAATTATTAACTTATGAGGATCATTGTCCAGGATATTGCTTTTCtattaagataaattattttttatcaaaaagtTTACCAGCTTAATTTGTGaatatttgttataaattaaTCACTTAACATTCAGGTATTTTAACTATGATGCCTACTTGCCTCTTTGGTTATTCTTTACCAGGATGTaattcaaatgaataaaatatgctttataaCTGGAATTATCTTTAGATTCACTTTTTTAGATTCATATTCATCATATTCAGAGGCCTCTgataatgtaaaattatttgttaatCTATTTTAAGGAACATCTTAACAAACATTCATGAGAATCCGTTGAGTTTTAGGCAACTAAAGGAACAACCCAGAATGGAACCCTGGAATTTTACTCTGGGAAGTGACTTCATCTTAATGGGAATTCTGAATGATAGTGGATTTCCCGAACTACTCTGTGCCACTTTCACTGCCTTATATATGTTGGCCCTGACCAGCAACAGCCTGCTACTCCTGGTCATCACGATGGATGCCCGGCTACATGTGCCCATGTACCTTCTACTTGGGCAGCTCTCACTCATGGACCTCCTGTTCACATCTGTGGTCACTCCCAAAACACTTGTGGATTTTCTGCGAGGTGAAAACACCATCTCCTTTGTGGGCTGTGCCTTTCAGATGTTTCTGGCTTTGACTTTGGGAGGTGCAGAGGACTTCCTGCTGGCCTTTATGGCCTATGACAGGTATGTGGCCATTTGTCATCCTCTGAACTATATGGTCCTCATGAGACCAAAGATTTGCTTTAGCTTAGTGGCCACATCATGGGTTCTAGCATGCTTGAGTGCCTTGGGACATACCTTATATACCATGCATTTTCCTTTCTGCAAGTCCAAAAATATAAGCCACCTACTCTGTGAGATCCCACCTCTGCTGAAATTGGCCTGTGCAGATATATCCAGATATGAACTCCTACTGTATGTTACCGGTGTGGTGTTTCTCTTACTTCCTCTTTCTGTTATTGTGGCCTCTTACACAGTCATCTTGTTTACTGTGCTTCGAATGCCTTCtaatgagggaagaaaaaaagtctTTATCACATGCTCTTCTCATCTGATAGTGGTTGGGATGTTCTATGGAGCTGCCACATTCATGTATGTGCTGCCCAGCTCTCTGCATAGCACTAAACAGGACAACATCATCTCTGTTTTCTACACAATTGTCACCCCGTCTCTGAACCCACTCATTTATAGCTTGAGGAATAAAGAAGTTATGGGGGCCTTGAAAAGGGTTCTGGTGAAATATATTCTTTAGACAAAGACGTTAGATGTTACACAATTATAAAGTGATGTTATTGGCTGCTCTTTCAATTTGAATATCACTAGCAGTGAGAAACAGCAGTGCTTTTAGAATAATCAAACAGCACGGATTTCATCTCCAAAGGAGAAATGCTGTCCTTTGATGTGAAGAATAGTATCCTCATtagtttaagatttttttaatttaataatttaagatttttttctagcCAAATGATTGAACAATTAGTTTAAAAATTTGTAAAGCGTGTATGAACTCAAGATTAAAACAGCATTCAAAATTGATTATGCAGTGATAAAGTAGATGTAAATGAAGAGAATGATTGAGGCATTTTTATGCaaactttaagtaaaataaaatttagtacagaaattaatttaaaatgtcaagGTTATCAGATGTTTAATAAACAGTACAAATATGCTAACAAGATACATCTGTCTTATATattgctttaatttaaaatacattaccCTACATATACTCAGAAGTGTTTTTAGAGCATAAAAACACTTTCAAGTTgctgttatcttttatttttccagggagtttttttattaaattatttgtatttataattgTACTGTGTAGAGATTGTAATCTTGAGACAAACATATCCATATATTtgtgttaatttttataattttttttttttgcaatgtggAAATTTGTAGTAGAAACTGCCATTCTAAGTCTGGCAAGAAACACTAAAATACCCTGACTCACATAGTTAGATATATACCAAAAACAAGGCTTCGTGAAAACTTACAAGTActtatacttttttctttaaaagcagAATTTCTCATTGTTCAATTAAATAGCTAACCTATAATATTAAAACTAACAATATTCTATAACATTAACAATCTCATTacaaaattaagaatttagaatGAATAAGATAgccaatagttttattttttattatcaacaTATAGTGTGTTGAATTATTAGGTATACATTGTCTTGTCATTAAACATTTGGTGACTTTGTTAAAAAGTAGCTTATgtagagaatttaaaatttatcttacaGTGATAGGGAAGAAGAGTCTGAATCCCTGCCCCCTTTCCCATGTGTATAtctgtattttattaatatgcaGGTGGTGGAGTTGCTTTTCCTCCAAGTTCTTGGAAactattccaggctctgtactcaagagtgACCACTAGTAGTGCTTAGAGGTGCCAGAGATTTATACTGAACCTGATGAACTGTAAGACAAGTGATTTTATTCATGTACTCGCTGGTGATAATATTTGTGcatctttatattctatattaaacCCTTTGT contains:
- the LOC126018265 gene encoding olfactory receptor 2AG2-like, whose amino-acid sequence is MEPWNFTLGSDFILMGILNDSGFPELLCATFTALYMLALTSNSLLLLVITMDARLHVPMYLLLGQLSLMDLLFTSVVTPKTLVDFLRGENTISFVGCAFQMFLALTLGGAEDFLLAFMAYDRYVAICHPLNYMVLMRPKICFSLVATSWVLACLSALGHTLYTMHFPFCKSKNISHLLCEIPPLLKLACADISRYELLLYVTGVVFLLLPLSVIVASYTVILFTVLRMPSNEGRKKVFITCSSHLIVVGMFYGAATFMYVLPSSLHSTKQDNIISVFYTIVTPSLNPLIYSLRNKEVMGALKRVLVKYIL
- the LOC126018508 gene encoding olfactory receptor 2AG2-like — translated: MEPWNSSDFILMGILNDSRFPELLCATFTALYMLALTSNSLLLLVITMDTRLHVPMYLLLGQLSLMDLLFTSVVTPKALVDFLRGENTISFAGCAFQMFLALTVGSAEDLLLAFMAYDRYVAICHPLNYMVLMRPKICLSLVATSWVLACLNALGHTLYTMHFPFCKSKNISHLLCEIPPLLKLACADTSRYELLLYVTGVVFLLLPLSVIVASYTVILFTVLQMPSNEGRKKVFITCSSHLIVVGMFYGAATFMYVLPSSLHSPKQDNIISVFYTIVTPSLNPLIYSLRNKEVMGALRRVLVKYILQHR